The genomic interval gcctgtcaggaagtccaggatccagttgcagagggaggaggtgtttagtcccagggtccttagcttagtaatgcgctttgagggcactatggtgttgaacgctgagctgtagtcaatgaatagcattctcacgtatgtGTTCCTATTGTACAGGTTTTTGGGacaatggtgttgtgagccatgaccagtcatTCAAATCgggaatttcttataagcgtccggattagtgtccaggtccgtgaaagcggcagctctacccattagctcagtgcggatgttgcctgtaatccatggcttctggttggggcacgtactgtcactgtggggatgatgccatcgatgcacttattgatgaagccagtgactgatgtggtgtattcctcaatgccatcggaagaatcccggaacatagtccagtctgtgcttgcaaaacagtcctgtagcttagcatctgtgtcatctgaccactaccttgttgagcgagtcactggtacttcctgctttagtttttgcatgtaagcagaagtcaggaggatagagttatggtcagatttgccaaatggaggaagctttgtacgcgtctctgtgtgtggagtaaaggtagtctagagttttttttttccccctctggttgcacatttaacatgctggtagaaattaggtaaaacagatttaagtttccctgcgttaaagtccccagccactagaagcgccgcctctggatgagcattttcttgtttgcttatggctttatACAACTTGTTGAGggccgtcttagtgccagcatcggtttgtggtggtaaatggacagctacgaaaaatatagataaactcttggtaaatagtgtggtctacagcttatcgtgagatgcactacctcaggcaagcaaaaccttgagacttccttaatattagatttcgtgcacagctgttatttacaagtagacacagaccgccactcccttgtcttaccggaggcagctgttctatcttgccaatGCAACGAAAACTCAGGCAGTATGTTatccatgttgtcgttcagccacaactcagtgaaacataagatattacagtttgtaATGTCCCGCTGGTAGGATCGTCTTGATTGGAGCTCAcccattttgttatccaatgattgcatgttggctaataggactgatggtagagggggaTTACTCACTCGCCGTCAGATCCTTATAAGGCACACTGACCTACGTCCCTGATATCTTCGTCTcgtcttcatgcgaatgacggcGATTTGGGCCTTTGGAGCACGCCccaatccacatcgacgggaccgcagtggagaaggtggaaagcttcaagttcatcagcgtacacatcactgacaatctggtGAATGCGGCGCaacagaaggctgaagaaatttggctttgcCCCTTAAACTTTTTCAGATGcataattgagagcatcctgttgggctgtatcactgcctggtacggcaacatcACTGCCCGCAAcaacaaggctctccagagggtggtacggtctgcccaacacatcaccaggggcacactgcctgctttccaggacacctacagcacctgatgtcacaggaaggccaaaaagatcatcaaaccacccgagccactgccttttcacactgctatcatccagagggcgagatcagtacaggtgcatcaaagctggaaccgaaagactgaaaaacaacttctatctcaaggccatcagactgttaaatagccatcactagctggctaccacccgactactcaaccctgcaccttagaggctgctgccctatatacgtaGACATGGAatgactggccactttaataatgtaacagtagtcactttaatgtttaaatactgctttactcatttcatctgtaaatactgtattttagttaatgccactccgacattgcttgtcttaatatttatatatttcttaattccgttCTTTTACtattagatttgtgtattgttgtgaatcgtTAGTtactactacactgttggagctaggaacaagcattttgctacacccgcaacatctactaaacatgtgtatgtgaccaataaaatgtgatttgactgcgaaagtgatcttgactcaaacGTTGGTGACCACTGTCATAGAGCATTCAGTCATTCTGAAGGTCTCTTTAAATGACCTAGCGCCAGTGTGGAGAAAACTAGCTTTAGCTTTTTAACAAAGCTTTCAATAACTTAGCAGCGACATTGGACGCTTTCAATAACACAGCAGTGACATTGAATTGAAAGCATGCTCTCATCATCAAGGTCGCTTTCAAtaacaaccttgttctctctctgctctttctctttccccctctctctccctctcaaggATGAGAAGTACTggcagaggaggaagaagaacaaCGTGGCGGCGAAGCGTTCCCGGGACGCGCGCCGACTCAAGGAGAACCAGATCACGGTGCGGGCAGCGTTCCTGGAGCGTGAGAACACTGCGCTAAGACAGGAAGTGGGCGAGCTCCGGAATGACTTTGCCCGCAGCAAGAATGTTGTGGCCCGCTACGTGGCCAAATTCGGAGAGCTGTAAGGGACCAAACACAGACAACTGCCGGCCGTTGCAGACAGATTGCATCAGCTAGTCACTTCATTTTGGTCAGGTCACTAAGTAGCAACATCCTTTGTTTATTCATAAATCAATTGTGAATACCCACTGTTGCACTACTCACATTAGCTGCATACGAAACAATGAGAGACAGTGATAAGCAGTAAATATGAGCTCCTCAGTGAGACAGATGAGGAAAAGGAAACAATGACATCGCGTTGAGGTAGAGAAAGGCAGGCATATTATTGCAATGAATACACTACAAAATGTTCAAATACAAAATAACCAGTGAGACATGACCTTGTGTTTCACTCCTTTATAACACAATACTCCCTGTATAACACAAGTTTGATGGGTAGAATTGATGAATAATGTGGTAATGAAACGTTAACCTCCCCTCATGTTAACTCCCCGTCTTCCTTTCCTGGTAAATAATCTACTTTTTCTTTTCTCTTTCAAGTGCATTGCTGGAAGACCAGTAGACTATTATTGATTTATTTGTGGCGTGGGTGAAGTAATTGAATCAAATACAATGGATAGATGGATCAGAAGATGGAGTGTGGAAGAGAGTGAATGATGTTGCCATGTAGATACTGTGGAATTGTATTAGTGACCCCTGCTTATTGTTTTTATTTGActttttattaaaacattttagggggtagatcagctttaacattgcaaatagattgtagcttccatcaatgtaattgtatgcATCATTactaatcccccatatatttgttttgtaaatatatatattttccttttattttcccctaaccctaccaccactCCCCTAATgtgagtaaactaatggacaacaacatttGGACCTTTTACGGACACAgtgtattttacaatagttatattttgtttgtttttagtcccatccttcagctcccctcaacctctcccatctctgaagaccatccagttttaATTTCATTTTACcatatttttaactgtgctgtttcacaaaagttctgaacctatatacattttatggacacagtatattttacattagttatcttgtttttagttccacccttcagctccactcaacccctcccatctatctctgaacaccatccagttttgatttctatttgccctATATTtttctgtgctgtgatgtttctggacctttctattctcatagtttctacagattgtaaatttaattattttttttgctaaaagtattatattattgatggattgattgacttttcaaatcacccagcagttcTATTTGCAGAGTTAGATCCAGGTAAATGTTGCTATTCTTCAGCCATTTATTTAACTTTCTGTTTTAACTTGTGGGAGTGCAACTTTCAATACACTACAATGAGACTGTGTATTCTGATCATGTTTTGTACAACATTTGCTGGTAAAGAGATTGGGATTGGTGGGATAAGGGTGGGTGACATTTTAGGAAACTGAAAAGGGCTTTTATTTTGGGGGGATTTTAGTCTAAACTAGCATGGCTTGTCCATATGAAAACCAGAACTGCCTAAGTTTGCTTCCAAGTCTCCCGTTTAATGTCAAAGGTTAATTAAAATATAATACAATAACTCAAATTAATCTGGGGACTAATACTGCTTGGTAGTGGTTTTAAGACCTTCAATACAAGTCAACACTTGCTTAAAACTGTACATAATGCTTGGTAatatttcagtctctctgtcttgtcTATTGTCTTGGATCATTGTCATTTCCAAGAAACTTCTTTCTTCAGGTTCTGTGTTATAAAGAAATGCTTAAAGTGAGCTTTATTTTCAAATAACTCCGTACAAAAACAACCTGTTGATTTAGGACATCACTGTGCAATTTCCAAGTTTTCTGCAATTGTgttctcaaccaaatgtaaaactCCAACCTTTCTCATGTTTACTACTATGCAAAGTGGTTTATCCAACTTCTCTGGGACCTTGATCATATATGGACAGTTGCCACACAATGTAAAAAGGTGACCGATTCTGTGCTGTCTGCAATGAGTACAATACATTGTAGTTACCTCATGAAACTGGAAAACAGGCTACATCAGAACTATGGGGAAGTTTGTATGTTGCAGTTTAATTCCTTTTGTCAAAACCAggatttaattattattattatttttttaactctGTGGCTTGATctgggcctgtttcaacaaggaCCTTCAAGTGTCTTCAGCTGACTCAGGGCAATACCATATCATACACTGAAATTCAAGCCTCCTTTCAGGGTTTCTGTCTCCTCAGTTTTTTCCCCTTTGACCATGTTTCCTTGTTATCAAGCCTGCTTGTCACTTTCCTAATTCCTGCTGAtgtaactagaggaaaataagtGATTGCAGTGCTTTCagttcgttttggaatttatcTGAAGAAATACATTGAACGTAGTCTGGATGTGTTTTACATTTGGTTTTGTGAGTTGAGGTGAGAATCTTGTTCAAATTGACAGCTTCATTTATTGGTTGTTTACAAAATCTGGAGACAAGACTTGTGTGGTAGTGATTGTAATTCTTCCAGTCCTTTGACGATAACTCAACAATAGATCAGTGCTCAAAGTGATCTAACATGTTGGGAAGTAGATGATTGAGAACAGACAAATCAAGAATTTGATTGATATACATTATATTCCATATAGTTTCTTGATTGAACGATGTCAGTAAGGGAAACCGACTGGAGTGGGTGCTCCCTAAACACTAGCACAATTACTTTCTCACGCTACAACCAAGAAAATGTTATACAACTGGTGCAGGGGAAATTCTTAACTGTTTGAGAATTAGTTTCTACATAATGTTGCATGTGGCTACTGTATGTcctgtatatataaataaagcATTGTTGAAAAAATGTTTTGGACTGAAGTACCTGCCTGTGTAAATATTAGACAGGACAGTTAACCATCCAGAGAAAAGGAACACACCAATAGCTTTAGGACAAAGCTTTCTCAACTTAGCCATTGGATAAACTGGactctttttttttgttttggccATGCCAGGGGTGTAATCATCAGTCCACAACCTTTTGCAATAGCAACGGTTGACTCAAAcctttcacagaagtgtgaacACTAGATCATTACCCCTATAACTAAAGGGAAAAACATACATTGCAGTAATATAAAAGAAAGCTTTATTGTATTGTCAAAACATGTTTACAAAAAGAAGAGTAAAAACAAAACTGAAGCAAAGCATGTTGGACTGTCCTGTCTTCACCTCTTCTTGAAGCCATACTTCTTCCGTTCATAAAACAGGTCAGTTTTTGAGCTGCCCAGGTTCACAATCTTGGGGCATCCGTCTCTCTGTAGGGTCAAACCAAGAAGTGTAGAGAGAGTAGCAAAGAGTTAGTGCAGGTATAAACCAGAGTGGCGGTATTGAAACCTAGACACCTCATATAGTGTGAATAAAATGAGCTTAACGGGTAGTACATATTGGGAAGATTTTATGACAAGGCGAACAagtacagtgacttcagaaagtgttcacaccccttgactttttccacattttgttgcattacagcctgaattaaacattTAGTGAAATTGAGATTGTCATCACTGGCcaacactcaataccccatactgtcaaagtggaattgttagTTTtttatgtttacaaattaataaaaaaataaagctgaattgtcttgagtcaataagtattgaaCCTCTGTCATGGCAAGCCTAcacaagttcaggagtaaaaatgtacttaacaaatcccataagttgcatggactcacactgCAATAATAGttacatgattttttaatgactacctcatctctgtaccccccccacacacacaatgatctgtaaggtccctcagtccagcagtgaatttcaaaaataCATTAAATCACCAAGACCAGGGACATTTTCCAATCCCTCAAAGGGCAGTTATTGGTAGAGGggtgaaaacattttatttaactaggcaagtcagttaagaacaaattcttatttacaatgacggacgacgctgggccaaatgtgcgccgccctatggcatccaatcacagccggttgtgatacagtctggattcgaaccaagTTGGCTGTAGgtacacctctagcactgagatgcagtgtcttagacttgGGCAATGAAATTATACAATGTATCAACATTGCACGCTGCTCCAATCGAACAAAATGTACATATCTAATAACAGAAGACTCATCAGGGTCTGCATCCCCACTAGCCATCGCAAATAAATaatatttgaaaaaataaaaaataaaaaaagacagaGGAATAGCTGTGTGTGAAGAGCGGACGGGGAGAAACAgatgagtgagggctggtagggatgCGGCTAGCTGATTACAGCTGCCACATCTGATATGTGAATGAAAGTGAAGTGGATATTATTGAACCTGCATACAATAGACTCGTGGCTGTTGTTTAAATTCAACTGACTTTATAAAACACTGTATAACAGGAGCCAGCAGGTTGTTTAGATCGGTCTGGCAGAAAAAGTCTCTAGTATCATATTAAACGGTATTAGGgtattctaaaatgttggtaTCATGACGTTTTGGTACCGGTATACCTGTGCAACACTATTAGAAAGCATGACCACTTGACAGACAGGCATCTTTATCATTTCCTTCCATGGGAAAATGCTTTCTCCTTTCCTCTAATATTTATGGTATACCATTGTCTTCTGACAGGTGGTGTCACTCCTATGCGATGCTCATCCCTCAACCGACAGAATCGTTGCGCTATCTGACGTGAGACAATGGGTATAAACTGGATTGCTGAAAATTACTCTAAATTATAGAACCACTTTCATTTCAATTTCCTGCTTAGACGTCTATAAATTGCTTACAACATTAAATGTTGTGAAAGGAGTAGAAATCTAATTAAATctcattggtcacatacacatgtttagcagatgttattgagggtgtagcgaaatgcttgcgtttctagctccaacagtgcagtaatatctaacagtttcacaacaatacacacaaatctaaagtaaaggaattaagaaataaataaatattaggtTGAGCTTGTAAAAGAAGTACCTGCACACACTGTTGAATTATCCCATATAGTTTATTCCAATGTAGTTTATATTAAGTATACAGGAGCATTCAACAGTGTGCAGATCTTCCTACTCCTTTTACAAGCCAAGTGTGAGAAAGGGGTGAGAGGGTAGGACACCTACATCTTTCTCCTGGATGGTGCACTCCTTGCAGTAGTAAGCGTCAGACACCCCGGGGCCTCCACAGATGACACAGCGCCCCTGGTACGACCCGTAGTTGCATTCGTCACAGATGCGCACCAGAGTGCACGGCCTCACATACGAATCACAGATCACACACTTTCCATCGCCTGGGAGAGTGGGATGAGTGTGTTAATGCAATTTTGAACTGAGCCATGCACATAAAGCCATCAAAGTGTTGAAATATataaccgttcaaaagtttggggtcacttagaaaggtCCTTGTTTTTttccataaaaaaaaacaaaaaaaatacatcaaattgatcagaaatacagtgtagacagttattgttgtaaatgaatattgtagctggaaacagcagatttttcatggaatatctacataggcgtacagagccccattatcagcaaccatcactcctgtgttctaatgtcACGTTGTTAGCTAGTAGCATTGAattcaagggaagccagcgagcccccccccccccaaaaaaactaaaataatagccaatcagcattgagctaaaccgAGTGAGCTCAGCTGTGAGTAGTCCTGGCgcacaaaaaaaacaaacatcaagggaagccagttcgaatttggcttcagaccaatcagCATCATAAGCCAAATGtaattattggggggggggggaaattggCCTCTCCgatgattttacccacacaccgctactgcAACCAACAGCACTAGACTAAACTTCACTTACGTATTGAGAGATAAACATGGTTGGGTAACCCGGTATTTCCCGCCAAAACCagaagtgtcattcaaaagcattataaagcatataaatgtctggatttgattagagcgTTAAGCGGCATGTAAATTCAAACCCGATGCTACCTGAGCCGCcatatataaaatacattttatgaacCCTACATTAAcaacatttaatgagcccaagcccaaatgattgtgccATTATCCAATACATATATGATATAGGCACATTACACACGACAGAAAAAACATTAATgcccatagatgtagctagctatatgctctcttgggtaaataaattAAACTAGCTCCAGTAGGCAAATCTTTGAGAGTGAAACCTATTACTGAATTGTACTATACTGTtttatatggactggaattacacACATCGTTTAAACAATGATAAAGCAGAAGAGAACATGTgattctggtgcagcacatgcGGCCTACAAAGTTATAAGtataggctagctaatttgatttTGAAATAATAGGGCCTCTTTGTATAACTAGTATGCTGACTCATATATACTGTGGATGAAAAGCGAGCCccgagtaaactgcctgctactcgggaccagagtcaaatattttgcatattagtagatttggatagaaaacactctgaagtttctaaaaccgtttgaatgatgtctgtgagtataacagaactcatatggcaggcaaaaacctgagaaaaatccaaccaggaagtgggaaatctgagggctGTAGTTTTTCTttctaatccctattcaaactacagtgtctgtggggtcatattgcacttattaaggcttccactagatgtcagtctttagaaccttgtttcatgcatctactgttactgggcagagaataagagcccagtcaatcagtggactgcctgatagcagtgagttgtttactgcgcgagcACACTGGCGCGCCGctcctttttcctctgtaatgaatacgctattttccggttggaatattattgaagatttatgttaaaaagaccctaaggattgattgtaaacatcgtttgacatgtttctacgaacggtaatggaacatttagactttttgtctctggttttacagtcgcgcattttgcctttggatagtgatctgaacgcgcgaacaaaaggaggtatttggacataaatatggagtttttcaaacaaaaataacatttcttgtggaagtgggagtcctgggagtgcattccgacaaagatcagcaaaggtaagttaagatttaaaatactttttctgagtttagttgactccagaacttggcgggtaactgtatagcttgctttgatggctgagctctgtactcagaattttgaaaaatgtgctttcccgtaaagctattttgaaatctgacacagcggttgcattaaggagaagtatctataattctttcaataactgttgtaaattttatcaacgtttatgatgagtatttttgtaaattgatgtgctcattcaccggaagttttgggaggcaatacattttctgaacatcacgcgccaatgtaaaatgggatttttggatataaatatgaactttatcgaacaaaacatgcatgtattgtataacattgagtcctgggagtgtcatctgatgaagatcgtcagaggttagtgattcattttagctgtatttctgttttttgtgatgcctctccttgcttggaaaatggctgtgtggttctcttgtcaagttgatgtcctaacataatctaatgttttgctttcgccgtaaagcctttttgaaatcggacaatgtggtggAATTAACGAgagttatctttaaaatggtgtaaaatagttgattgtttgagaaaatttaattatggtatttttgttgttttgtattt from Salmo salar chromosome ssa28, Ssal_v3.1, whole genome shotgun sequence carries:
- the phf5a gene encoding PHD finger-like domain-containing protein 5A isoform X1, translated to MAKHHPDLIFCRKQAGVAIGRLCEKCDGKCVICDSYVRPCTLVRICDECNYGSYQGRCVICGGPGVSDAYYCKECTIQEKDIAQRFCRLRDEHRIGVTPPVRRQWYTINIRGKEKAFSHGRK
- the phf5a gene encoding PHD finger-like domain-containing protein 5A, with product MAKHHPDLIFCRKQAGVAIGRLCEKCDGKCVICDSYVRPCTLVRICDECNYGSYQGRCVICGGPGVSDAYYCKECTIQEKDRDGCPKIVNLGSSKTDLFYERKKYGFKKR